The following DNA comes from uncultured Campylobacter sp..
CTAAAATTCTAAAATTCTAAAATTCTAAAATTCTAAAATTCTAAAATTCTAAAATAAGCCAAATTTACCGTCTTTACGCTTATAAAGCACACGCATTTTAGCGTCCATATCATTGAAAACCAAAAACTGATCGGTGCTTTCTTTTAGCTTATTTAGTGCTTCATCAATCTCTAGCGGTTTATAAAGCTCTAGCTCAGTAGGGACGATTTCATCGACCTCATCGTTTAAATTTGGCTCCTTAGAGCTGATTGCATTATCTACGGCGTTTTGTTTCATTTCGTCGCGATTTTTGTGAGAATTTACCTTATCGTGGTATCTGCGAAGCACTTTTGAGGCGCGCTCGACGATGAGATCGACGGCAGCGTATAGATCTTTATCTTTTTGACGCACAACGATAGTGTCTTGATGCGCTAAATTTAGTGAGAAATCCACCACAAAGCCCTTTTTGCCTTGCTTCTCGTCGGCAGAAATTACACAACGTCCCGAGATGATGTCGAGATTATATTTTTCTAGCGTCTCAAATGCGTTTTCGACATAATTTTTGATAGCTTCCGTTAGCTCAAACTGCTTACCTACGATATTTAAATTCATCGTCTCTCCTTTGCATTATGGTTTTTGAATAGTACGCCTATGATATGTGATCTGTGGCCTTCCCATAACCGCTACATTAGATTTTACTACCACATCTACAAGCGCGGCATGACTTAAAATTCTGCCCACACTACCGTTCGCAAGACTTTCTGACGAGCCTTGCCCAAAATTACTATAAGCGACGGTATGATTGCCGGGCGCACCCAGCTGTATATCGAAATATCCGAATGTCACGGTGATATCAAACATCTTTTGAGCCGGATCATTTGACGGATACTCAAGCGTAATCGTATTTAATGTAGGATTAGTCGCAGCAGTAGAGCCCTTTTCCTTAAGCTCGGTAGTTAGATACTCATGCTTTTGCATAGCAAGGACGGCTAACTCCGTAGCGCTCTGAGCTAGCAGTAGCGCCTGCTCCCTGCCTTGGATATTATTGACATCGCGAGCCGTCATAGACGCGATAGATAACGCCGTAATTGCCGTAGTCGCTACAATGATGATAAAAAATATGGCTGCTACCAGAGCAAAGCCTTTTTGCATAGTTTTCATTAGTACACCACCTGTGCTTTACAAACGTTTAGATCCAGCTCTGCGGGATCGAAATTTCTGCCGTCATCTCTCATACATAACTTAAGTGCAACGGCGCCGTTATCGTCCTTAAATTTAAACAAGCTCACATCCTCTGCTAGTAACGAGCTGCTAGCAGTGTTATATGAGTGCGCATCGCCTGCGACAGTACTCCATGGGCGATAGTTATATTTTAAAACTAAATCAAAATTCTTACTTAATACATTACCAGCATTATCTCTCATATATACAATACTATCCCTACCCCCTAAATCTGGAACAATCGCGTAGGCGCTATGAGCTATATAGTATTGCTCGGAGAAT
Coding sequences within:
- the raiA gene encoding ribosome-associated translation inhibitor RaiA; the protein is MNLNIVGKQFELTEAIKNYVENAFETLEKYNLDIISGRCVISADEKQGKKGFVVDFSLNLAHQDTIVVRQKDKDLYAAVDLIVERASKVLRRYHDKVNSHKNRDEMKQNAVDNAISSKEPNLNDEVDEIVPTELELYKPLEIDEALNKLKESTDQFLVFNDMDAKMRVLYKRKDGKFGLF